Part of the Candoia aspera isolate rCanAsp1 chromosome 1, rCanAsp1.hap2, whole genome shotgun sequence genome, AccaataaaaccttttttttctcccacgtATGCTTCCTTCCAGGTCGGAGAGCATGTGCAGGTGAGAACCTTGCCAAAATggagctcttcctcttctttacCAGCCTCCTGCAGAGATTTACCttccagccacccccaggaacacCTAAAGATGACCTGGACCTGACCCCTGATCTTGGACTTACAATCCCTCCCATGCCATACAAGACCTGTGCTGGGTTACGTTGATCCAACAGAAAGAATTACAATAAGATGTTTTCTCAGCCTttgaaatggcttttttttttttgacagatttGCAAACTCTGACAACATGATGCCAGATTGTCCAGGTTTCAGATGTTGTCGAAGAGCTGAATTGTAATGATCTATAGACATATAAAATGTAGATTCTGGTGGGGAAAAATA contains:
- the LOC134496005 gene encoding cytochrome P450 2K1-like, with protein sequence ITFKGFFIPKGMHIAPLLTSVLHDESQWEKPHEFYPEHFLDSEGKFAKNAAFLPFSAGRRACAGENLAKMELFLFFTSLLQRFTFQPPPGTPKDDLDLTPDLGLTIPPMPYKTCAGLR